CAATCGGCCAATCGTGAGATCTATAGTTTTGCCATCGAAACGCTGGAAGAGGAGAGGTATATCGGCAGCTGCGGGATCAACAAGGTGGATTGGAAGAACCGCGTCGCTGAGGTGGGGATTTTTATCGGCGATCCGCACTTTTTGGGGAAAGGATTCGGTACCGATGCCATGAGGGTGTTGATCCGTTTCGCCTTTCGAGAGATGAACATGAACAAAGTATCCCTTACGACCTACTCTTTCAATCAACGGGCGATAAAAAGTTACGAGAAATGCGGGTTTAAGCGGGAGGGGGTTTTGCGCCAAGAGATTTTCCGCAACGGAGCGTATCATGATAAAATCGTGATGGGTTTATTACGGGAAGAATATGAAGGGAGCGTTCAATCATGAAAGTAGCCGTGGCGGTATTGCCCAACGGGATGGTTAATGCCCATTTTGGCCGGGCCAATCGAATCGCTTTCGCGGTGGTTGAGGAAAAAGAAATCAAAGAGTGGACGGAGGAAGAGGCTCCCTTTGCCGCTACGCATGGGGAAGACTCCCACGATCATCATCCCTACGACCATGATGATCATCCCCACGAGCATCAGCATGGTCATGGGCATCATTCTGCCAATCACCAGGAGATCATTAAAAATTACCTGGTGGATCACGGCGTTGATCTCCTCTTGGTCGATCATGCAGGCCCGGGTCTAAAGAGGGTTCTCCAGGAAACGAAGATTAAAGTGGTGACGGGAGCTCGGGGAAGAGCGAGGGAGGTCGTGCAAGCCGTCATCGATCAGGGATTTACCGAATAAACTCTTTGTGACTGTTCAATTTCCGCAGTTCAGGATAAAATAAGAGGTAGAAAGGAGAGTGACCGCCTTGTCTTTATCCGACGAGCTGATGAATGTAGCTCCCATCCATTTTAGCGGAGTAGAAGAGGAGAGCGAACAGCAGGAGATCATCGAAGCCCTGATGGAAGTAGAAGATCCCGAAATCGGGATGGACATTATAAATCTCGGTCTTGTGTATGAGATCCATGTGGATGAGGAAAAAAGGGTGAGAATTCTCATGACCCTCACCGCGATTGGTTGCCCCCTGGCCGGAACCATCTCCGAAGATGTAAAAAAAGCGCTCATGAAATTAGGCCGGTATAGCGATGTCTTCGTGGAGTTGGTTTGGAATCCTCCCTGGGATAAAGAAAGAATGTCCAATATGGCCAAGATGATGTTGGGCATTCGCTAAATCTAAAAAGACTCCCCTCCAATCAAGAAGGCGGGAGTCTTTTTGTTTTCTTTATCTACCCCTGGATTCCCCGTCTTACTCCGCCCTTTCCTTTCATCTGAATCAAAGGATTGGCTGCTCCGGCTTTCCTCTTTTTTCTTTTCACGGAGGCGGGTTTCACGGAGACCTTCTTCTTTTTCTTTCGTTTTTTCGTATAGCGGGCAGGGACCGGTTCCTCTTTCTGCTCATCCTGCTTTACGTTGGGGGGATTCTCCGTTTGGTTCTCCCCTCCCTCTCCATCCCCTTCTTCTGCAGGAGCCAATAAAGAAAGGAGAGAATTCACATCAACATTTTTCATGATCTGATTTAAATTTCCGGCGATGGTTCCCAGTTGGTTAATGGTTTGGGCGATCTTCTGAATGTTGGACAAGGTGGTACGGAATGTATTGAACCCGTTTATCACTTTTCCGATATCGACCGATCTCAAAAGATTAAAGAGATCGCCGAGACCCGCATTGCCCGCACCTGGTGCGGAAGGTGCCCCAAAACCGGGTAATCCTGGAGTTCCACCAGGTGATGTCCCGAAATTAAATAATCCTCCCGGTTTACCTGGAGATCCCATTCCCGGGAATCCACCGCCAGGTTTCGAGCCGAACAATCCACCCCCTTGGGGAGGGAGGGCCTGTGGGCGGTTAAAGCCGGGAAACCCACCCGGAAGCCCACCTAAGCCTGGATATCCGCCGGCTCGGCCTGGACCTAGAGGGGGATTGTTTTTCGGCATGAGAAAGTTAAGCAAGCCTCCAAGAAAATTATTGCCAGGCATCGTTTTCCTCCTCATTCTCCATCACGTATTCAGGATGCCAGCCTGGTATGGGGCGATGGAAGATGCGCTGTCCCTGAATCGTTTCCTACTTAATTACTTTATGCAGGGAAAATAGGACCTGTACGCCCAAGTCGGTTTCTTTTCGCCTAACTCTGTTCTATTTGTCCCAAAGAGGAATAAAATGGGGAAGAGGAGAAGGGATGGAGGCTTGATGATGAAAAAGAGGATTCCCTTTTTTCTGGCGCTTGCCGTTTTAAGCAACGCATATCTCATCTTTCTCATCCTAAAACCTGCATGGGAACAGATTCGGCACCAGGTGGAAGAATCGGGCGCTCTTTTTGCCACGGTCAGCGAACCGCTTTACCACGATTATTATTTCGACTATCGGTATGAAGGGGTGAGAGAGGAGAGGGATTGGAATGTGGAGGTGTATCAAGAGGTGAAGGTCCTCCTCGATGAAAATGGGAAAAAAATCGCCGAAATCCCCACGGGGAAGATGGAATATATTCGGATTTACCGTGATAGGTCCATTTCTCCGCCGTTATCATAGAAGGTGATGCAATAAAACCTTATCGGTAATTTACGATCTTTTAGTAAACCAAAAAATATTAATTTATAGTTGACAAAATAACTCCCATCCCGTAGGCTGGTAGTAAAGAATCCTTTCCAAAGGATTCTTTACAAAGACTCGGGAGGAGAGGGTTGTCGTGCGTTTTCGGACCGTTGAGATGGCCTACGTGGCTTTATTCGTCGCTTTATCGGTAGTGAGCATTTACCTGGTGCGAATTCTTCCCCCTGTGATGGTCCTGGGGGTAAGCGTGCCGATCAGTCTTATGCCCATGATCTCCGCATTGGCGGGAGCTCTCCTGGGTGGGCGCCTGGGCGTTATGGCCATGTTTCTCTATCTACTTCTTGGCCTGATAGGGCTCCCTGTGTATGCGGAGGGGACAGGTGGTTTGATTTACATCGTCAGCCCCACCTTCGGTTTCATTCTCGGTTATCTCTTGTCTGCCTATGTGAGCGCTTGGTTGGTCCGTCGGAAGAAAAGCCTTTTCCGCTTTCAGCTCGGGATGGTGGTCTCCCTGCTTCCCCTGTACGCGGTAGGAATTCTTTATATGTGGGCGATCTTAGGATTTTATCTCCATAAAGAGGCCTCTCTTATCTACATTGCCCTGGGGATGATTCCCTACTTCATCAAGGATGTGGCGGTCAATCTTCTCTTTGCCGTCGTCGCGTATGGGGTGACGAAACGGGTAAATCTCGCCGCTCCACGAGTCGGCTGAATGGGTATGCATATGATGAACGGTATGCATTCAACTCCCAAAACCGATCGGTTGATCCTCTTCGCTTGACACGTTATAATACAAAAAGAGTTTCTGATGGAAGGGTCCTGTTTCCTCTAGAACGGGACCCTTGTGCGTGCCAGGGAAAAGGAGGCCCCCTCATGTTAGAATCCTACATTTCATCAATCTTGGCAGAGAAGCTATCTCTTTCGAAGGAAGAGATTTCATCCCTTTTGGAGATCCCCCCCAATCCCGGCCTGGGAGATCTCGCCTTCCCTGTCTTTTCGTTGGCCAAAATAGAGCGAAAGGCCCCTCATCTTATCGCTAAAGAGGTGGCGGAAAAGATGACGGGGGGACCCGTTCGGGCAGTCGCCACGGGGGGATATGTGAACTTTTTTTTCGACCGCTCCTTCTTCGCGGTAAAAGCGCTGGAAGAAGCGATGAAGCCTGATTTCGGCAAAGAAGATCTAGGGAAAGGAAAACGTGTCATCATCGACATGTCCTCTCCCAATATCGCAAAGCCCTTCGGCATCGGCCACCTTCGTTCCACCATGATCGGAAACGCCTTGTATCATGCCTATAAGGCGCTCGGATATGATGCGGTACGGGTAAATCACCTGGGGGATTGGGGCACCCAGTTCGGCAAGCAGATCGTGGCCTATAAGCGCTGGGGAGATGAAGTGAAGATCGCCCAAAATCCCATCAAATCTTACTTGGAGCTTTATGTCCGCTTCCATGAAGAGGCGGAAAATAATCCGGAACTGGAAGAAGAGGCGAGAGCCTGGTTTAAGAAATTGGAAGATGGGGATGAGGAAGCCCGATCCTTATGGCAGAGATTCATTCAGGAGAGCCTAAAAGAGTTTAAACGCATGTATGAACGGTTGCATGTCGATTTTGACTATTATATGGGGGAGAGTTTCTACAACGACAAGATGGATGCCGTCGTCCGGGAGCTTAGAGAGAAGGGACTCCTCGAAGAAAGCGAGGGGGCGCAGGTGGTATCCCTGGATGACCGTGATATGCCCCCCTGCATCATCCTGAAGTCGGATGGCAGTACCATCTACGCAACCCGTGATCTGGCGACCGCCATCTATCGCCATGATGTGTTGAAGGGAGACCTCCTCCTCTATGTGGTGGGAGCGGAACAGTCCCTTCATTTCAAACAAGTTTTTGCCGTGTTGGAGAAGATGGGCCGGGAGTGGGCGAAGGTTTGCATCCATGTTCCCTTTGGCTTGATGCGTTTTGCCGGAAAGAAGATGTCTACCCGGAAGGGAAGGGTGGTCTTCTTGGAGGAGGTTCTGGATGAGGCGGTAGAACGGGCACGGGAAATCATTGAAGAGAAGAATCCCTCCCTTCCCGATAAAGAGAGGGTGGCCGAAGCGGTGGGAATCGGTGCCATTATCTTTGGGGATCTGAAGAATAACCGCATCCACGAGGTCGATTTCTCCCTGGAGGAGGCGTTAAATTTTGATGGAGAGACGGGCCCCTATGTCCAATATACGTACGCCCGGACGCAAAGCGTGCTGGAGAAGGCCGGGGAAGTCCCCACAGGGATTACGGAGGGAAAGAGCCTGACCCGGGATGTAGCGTGGGAATTATTGAAAGAAATTCTTGGGTTTCCCAAGGCATTAAAACTTACCGTGGAACGAAACGAACCTTCGGTGCTTGCCCGTTACCTCCTGAATCTAGCGAAAGTATATAATCGTTTTTATCACCAGGAAAGAATCCTTTCGGAAGAAGAGGAGGAACGGAAGGTGAAATTGGCCCTGACCCAAATAACAGGAAGGATTTTAAAAGAATCTTTGGAGATTTTGGGCCTGCAAACCCCTAGCAAAATCTAAACCATTCATGTAAAAAAACCTTCAATCCTTTTTCCCGGTTCTCCCTATTGACCCCGGAAGGGAAAAGTGGTTCTATTGTATTTGTAATGCTTTTTAAGATGTTTCTACATGGAGGTGAGCCGGGT
The DNA window shown above is from Thermicanus aegyptius DSM 12793 and carries:
- a CDS encoding NifB/NifX family molybdenum-iron cluster-binding protein; the protein is MKVAVAVLPNGMVNAHFGRANRIAFAVVEEKEIKEWTEEEAPFAATHGEDSHDHHPYDHDDHPHEHQHGHGHHSANHQEIIKNYLVDHGVDLLLVDHAGPGLKRVLQETKIKVVTGARGRAREVVQAVIDQGFTE
- a CDS encoding metal-sulfur cluster assembly factor — translated: MSLSDELMNVAPIHFSGVEEESEQQEIIEALMEVEDPEIGMDIINLGLVYEIHVDEEKRVRILMTLTAIGCPLAGTISEDVKKALMKLGRYSDVFVELVWNPPWDKERMSNMAKMMLGIR
- a CDS encoding biotin transporter BioY, whose amino-acid sequence is MRFRTVEMAYVALFVALSVVSIYLVRILPPVMVLGVSVPISLMPMISALAGALLGGRLGVMAMFLYLLLGLIGLPVYAEGTGGLIYIVSPTFGFILGYLLSAYVSAWLVRRKKSLFRFQLGMVVSLLPLYAVGILYMWAILGFYLHKEASLIYIALGMIPYFIKDVAVNLLFAVVAYGVTKRVNLAAPRVG
- the argS gene encoding arginine--tRNA ligase; translated protein: MLESYISSILAEKLSLSKEEISSLLEIPPNPGLGDLAFPVFSLAKIERKAPHLIAKEVAEKMTGGPVRAVATGGYVNFFFDRSFFAVKALEEAMKPDFGKEDLGKGKRVIIDMSSPNIAKPFGIGHLRSTMIGNALYHAYKALGYDAVRVNHLGDWGTQFGKQIVAYKRWGDEVKIAQNPIKSYLELYVRFHEEAENNPELEEEARAWFKKLEDGDEEARSLWQRFIQESLKEFKRMYERLHVDFDYYMGESFYNDKMDAVVRELREKGLLEESEGAQVVSLDDRDMPPCIILKSDGSTIYATRDLATAIYRHDVLKGDLLLYVVGAEQSLHFKQVFAVLEKMGREWAKVCIHVPFGLMRFAGKKMSTRKGRVVFLEEVLDEAVERAREIIEEKNPSLPDKERVAEAVGIGAIIFGDLKNNRIHEVDFSLEEALNFDGETGPYVQYTYARTQSVLEKAGEVPTGITEGKSLTRDVAWELLKEILGFPKALKLTVERNEPSVLARYLLNLAKVYNRFYHQERILSEEEEERKVKLALTQITGRILKESLEILGLQTPSKI
- a CDS encoding GNAT family N-acetyltransferase, which encodes MYAGEKVRLRAYRREDLPLAQQYLNNYEVRKYLAPDIPYPYTFEDEIKWYESQSANREIYSFAIETLEEERYIGSCGINKVDWKNRVAEVGIFIGDPHFLGKGFGTDAMRVLIRFAFREMNMNKVSLTTYSFNQRAIKSYEKCGFKREGVLRQEIFRNGAYHDKIVMGLLREEYEGSVQS